The Piliocolobus tephrosceles isolate RC106 chromosome 16, ASM277652v3, whole genome shotgun sequence DNA window TTCGGCGACTGCGGTCAGATAGACGTTAAACGTCGTCAGTTACCGCTTCTGACGGCACTTCCTATTACAAGTATCATCAGGACAGTCGAGTAAGTCTTCCAGTAATCCCGTTACAATCTTACCGACGTACACCGCCCTCGGGGTACCCCAAACTGCAAGCCGACCCCAACTTACCCAGCTCTCTCGGGTTTGCACACTCCCCACGGCGGGCCGCAGAGCCGGGTCCCGGCCTTCGCAGACTCCAGGCTCTGGCAGATGTGGCCCTACCACAAAAGGGCGATCTGTGAGCCTCATCCACGGCAGCCGGATTCAGCCCCCCGCTGCCCTGCCAGGCTGTCCAACACCCGGCCACAGCGCCCGCCGCGAAAGCCACGCGAGCGCAGGAGCCGGGGAGCCACGCCATCTCAACAGCTGCCCTCTGCCCTCTAGCCAGGCTTCCCGGGAACATCTCCCCAAAGATAAATAAAGAGCTCGAGCTCTTTATTTGCTCTTGCCCCCAGCTACCACTCCCAGATTCGCGGAGAACCTACCTCCATAACAACGGGAATGAAAAGGTCACAACTTATGCGCTCCAGGCCCTTAAGGAGTCGGGATATCCTATTCCTCACAAAAGGAGGGGGACGCTGGCAAAGACTCATGGGAACTTTCCGCCAAGTAGCGATGCAGACGGGCGCGCAACCCAGGGCTCCCCCTCCTGTTGAGCCTATGGTCTCTTCCACAGCCCCAGGAATTCTGGGTCACAACACGCTGGCGAGTTCCAGGGCGCCTGCGCGAGGGCTGGAGCGCGCGTTTGGGCCCCGCCTCTGCCACGCCTCAGCTGGGTGGTTTAGGGCCAATTACTCATTCTCAGTGAGCTTCCGATTGGTCATCCAGAAGACGGAGACAGCGGCGCCCCGGAAGATCACGTAAGATAATACACGTGAAACCCTATAGAACCGTGGCACACAGCAACCATTCATACTAGTATTTTCTCCTGAGCTATTGAGCGTCGCCAAATACTCTCCCCACAGCTATTTCACCATATCCACGGGGCCTCTCAAACCCCTGCGCACTGGCCACCCTCATTACTCCTTCAGCACGACCTTTAGGGAACGAGCTGATGTCTTATCTAGATCCACGTCCATCCTCTGTTCGCCTCTGCGGTAAAGCTCTGCCCACCTCCTTTCCTCTCATTCCTTGGGGCCTCATCCACCTATGCCCCTGTCTCACCTTCCATggaaaactctctctctactgaAGCTTTCCTTTCAGCCTATGAACATACTCAGCTCTCTCCTTGAAAAAGAATGCATGCAACCACGTTTTGCACACACACGCTATACCAAGGGGGCCAAATTCATTTTGACTGCAAAAAACTGGGAAGGCAATCATAACACCTTTTGAGCTGGCCTCAGAAATAAgtgtagggttttttgttgttgttgttgttagtttttgtgggttttttttttttgagacggaatttcgctcctgttgcccaggctggagtgcaatggcgcgatctccgctcaccgcaacctctgcctcccgggttcaagtgattctcctgtctcagcctcccgagtagctggaattacaggcatgtgccaccacggccggctagttttgtatatttagtagagacgtggtttctccatgttggtcaggctggtctcgaactcctgacctcaggtgatctgcccgcctcggcctcccaaagtgctgggattacaggtgcctggcaagAATAGGTTTTAATGGAGGAGGGGGGCTTCCAGCAAGAGCCAGGTCAAGGGATCAAGCACGAGGTCCCTCGGCCTGCCTGTATTTGGGGAGAGTGCTAAGGAGAGAGGGGCAACAGAGGTGGAAGGGAGGAGGTGTCTGGAAATGCTTGGGCAAAACCGTGGGGGTCTCGGGATGCCAGCTAGGGCATTCTGTGGGTACTGGGGAGCCTCTCAGGCCTTCAGAGCACAAAAAGGACATGTTTGTCTTTTATCTTAGGAAggcctctctggctgccctgcaGAGAATGGCTTGGGAGGGGTGGGAATTGAGCAAGAAGCCCAgtaggaagagaaagcaaaagaggTGGCTTTAACGGGTTTTCCCAGGTGCCTGCCCAAAAGCAGGGTGGGTGTGGAAAGCAAAGGGTGTCGTggtggagagaggggagaggtggCTGCCCATGTCCACCACCATATATCTGCCACAACAATGGGCACGATACCTCAGCCAGCTGCCTGTACCCAGGAAGAGGGCAGTCTCCAGACTTGGGGAcgtgggggtgagggtggggacacagcagcTGAGGATCTCTGTGCCCAGGCAAGGGCAGGAGCAATCTAGTCTCATACACAGACCTGTGTACACAGAGACATGCAGACATTACCAGCTCTACGGGTCCCAGCAACTCTGCTCAAATAATGTTTCCAGAAGAGTtagtgaaaatatatatttgtcacCAGAATTCACTGGG harbors:
- the LOC111526444 gene encoding LOW QUALITY PROTEIN: putative uncharacterized protein LRRC75A-AS1, mitochondrial (The sequence of the model RefSeq protein was modified relative to this genomic sequence to represent the inferred CDS: deleted 1 base in 1 codon), with the protein product MFPGSLARGQRAAVEMAWLPGSCARVAFAAGAVAGCWTAWQGSGGLNPAAVDEAHRSPFCGRATSARAWSLRRPGPGSAARRGSVQTRESWIAYPPQSAEDGVAMRLQIREESAACLAAEYWSKEPATRQNQVELHEKRQKRQPQPAPRGSWHQSGLNASSTPAFLPLPLGPASRPSATLCS